The following are from one region of the Tenacibaculum dicentrarchi genome:
- the lpxA gene encoding acyl-ACP--UDP-N-acetylglucosamine O-acyltransferase, translated as MNQPLAYVHPQAKIARNVVIEPFTTIHSNVEIGSGTWIGSNVTIMEGARIGKNCRIFPGAVISAIPQDLKFNDEETTVVIGDNVTIRECVTINRGTSDRMKTVIGDNCLIMAYCHVAHDCFVGENCIFSNNTTLAGHVTVGSNVVLAGMVAVHQFASIGNHAFVTGGSLVRKDVPPYVKAAREPLSYVGINSVGLRRRGYSIEKIREIQDIFRILFQQNFNNSQAIDIIEAEMEATSERDEIIQFIKNSHRGIMKGYFKSN; from the coding sequence ATGAATCAACCACTAGCATACGTACATCCGCAAGCAAAAATTGCTAGAAATGTAGTAATAGAACCATTTACCACTATACATTCTAATGTCGAAATTGGCTCAGGAACATGGATCGGTTCAAATGTTACTATAATGGAAGGAGCTCGTATAGGTAAAAATTGTAGAATTTTCCCAGGCGCTGTAATATCTGCAATTCCTCAAGATTTAAAGTTTAATGATGAGGAAACAACCGTTGTAATTGGTGATAATGTAACAATTAGAGAATGTGTTACCATTAATAGAGGTACTTCAGATAGAATGAAAACCGTAATTGGTGACAATTGTTTAATAATGGCATATTGTCATGTTGCACACGATTGTTTCGTTGGTGAAAACTGTATTTTTTCAAACAATACTACCTTAGCAGGGCATGTAACCGTTGGAAGTAACGTGGTGTTAGCAGGTATGGTTGCCGTGCATCAATTTGCATCAATAGGAAATCACGCATTTGTAACAGGTGGTTCTTTAGTTCGTAAAGATGTACCTCCTTATGTAAAAGCAGCTCGTGAGCCGTTATCATATGTAGGAATAAATTCTGTCGGTTTACGCAGAAGAGGATATTCTATCGAAAAAATTAGAGAAATTCAAGATATATTTAGAATTTTATTTCAACAAAACTTTAATAATTCACAAGCGATTGACATTATAGAAGCTGAAATGGAGGCAACTTCAGAACGCGATGAAATTATTCAATTTATAAAAAACTCGCACCGTGGAATTATGAAAGGATATTTTAAATCAAATTAA